The following are encoded together in the Lathyrus oleraceus cultivar Zhongwan6 chromosome 3, CAAS_Psat_ZW6_1.0, whole genome shotgun sequence genome:
- the LOC127129512 gene encoding uncharacterized protein LOC127129512: MTIAEYADKFDSLAKHFRYFCDNVDENYKCERFEQGLRYEIKESVEPLEIRQFQALMEKCKKVERMKQGRMHRGVAGGLDINITIIEESSNNHTPDPKGMVGTNLEDISRDVRSCKIQVLFGATIAMSTQCPERARLCYLCQQPEHFAKDCRALRRDHIPSTNNNNDIPCPTAKGRVYHIGGEEASNASGLVQVTIPSAEPVILNEACLQCPLNILGMKFKVDLICIPLKHLGVILGMDWLSSHHVLLDCARNMRPEVEISEIPVVGDFPEVFPSDVPGLPPVRDIEFSIDVVLGTRLIHISPYRMAPSEMSELKKNQLEDLLSKKFIRPSVSPWGALVLLVKKKDGK, translated from the exons ATGACTATAGCTGAGTATGCTGACAAATTTGACTCCCTAGCCAAACATTTCCGCTATTTCTGTGACAATGTGGATGAGAATTATAAGTGTGAGAGATTTGAACAGGGACTCAGATATGAAATTAAGGAGTCCGTGGAGCCCTTGGAGATTCGTCAGTTCCAAGCTCTAATGGAGAAATGTAAGAAGGTGGAACGAATGAAACAAGGACGTATGCATAGAGGGGTTGCTGGAGGACT GGACATTAATATCACAATAATAGAGGAAAGCAGCAACAACCATACACCCGACCCCAAAGGAATGGTAGGGACCAACCTCGAGGACATTTCAAGGGATGTCAGAAGCTGCAAAATTCAGGTACTATTCGGTGCTACCATTGCAATGAGTACTCAGTGCCCAGAAAGAGCAAGACTTTGTTATCTCTGTCAGCAACCAGAACACTTTGCTAAGGATTGTAGAGCACTAAGAAGAGATCATATACCATCCACCAATAACAATAATGACATCCCCTGCCCTACTGCTAAGGGACGTGTCTATCACATTGGAGGAGAAGAAGCATCAAATGCCTCAGGATTAGTCCAAG TCACCATACCGTCTGCTGAACCTGTAATCTTGAATGAAGCTTGTTTACAATGTCCCTTGAATATCTTGGGCATGAAATTTAAAGTCGACTTGATTTGCATTCCTCTCAAACATCTGGGAGTGATCCTTGGGATGGACTGGTTATCTAGTCATCACGTTCTTTTGGATTGTGCTCGAAA CATGAGACCAGAAGTAGAAATTTCTGAGATCCCAGTGGTAGGAGATTTCCCGGAAGTTTTCCCATCAGACGTGCCAGGGTTACCTCCAGTACGTGACATTGAATTTTCTATTGATGTGGTTCTAGGAACCCGACTTATTCATATTTCCCCATACAGAATGGCTCCATCTGAGATGTCAGAGCTGAAAAAAAATCAATTAGAGGACCTATTGTCAAAGAAGTTTATCCGACCAAGTGTCTCACCATGGGGAGCTCTTGTACTATTGGTGAAGAAGAAGGATGGAAAGTAG